From one Halosimplex rubrum genomic stretch:
- a CDS encoding DUF58 domain-containing protein: MRRRRVRWRGAVAAALVLAVAGVWNRSAALVLGAAIPLVFVAYGTLSTVDSPADLAVSRTVEPTPAPPGRPVTVTLTATNEGDRTLSDLRLVDGVPDDLQVVDGSPRAGTTLDPGESRTVEYTVVARRGEYDFAPPRARLRSGGVGMVATADPRPSGDERLVCRLDADAPPLAERGDDFVGRLTADRPGRGVQFHSTREYRHGDAADRIDWRGYAQRGELATVEYERRVSTTVVVVLDARERNRVAAGPGRPTAVERSAYAAVRTVTALVRAGHDVGLAVVGRSASGPGGLDWIEPGAGSDHRSRLTAAVERAVEVDADTPVDATYQFRKVAELAGPRAQLLLVSPLLDGLPVEAVETWGSLGRARTVVSPDVVSATTVGGRLDGVRRRTRLARCQSTGARTVDWRRGTPLALALEYALAVEARRSAGTAGGGA; encoded by the coding sequence ATGCGTAGGCGGCGGGTCCGCTGGCGCGGGGCGGTCGCGGCGGCGCTCGTCCTCGCCGTCGCGGGCGTCTGGAACCGCAGCGCCGCGCTCGTCCTCGGCGCCGCCATCCCGCTGGTGTTCGTCGCCTACGGCACGCTGTCGACGGTCGACTCCCCAGCGGACCTGGCCGTCTCCCGGACCGTCGAGCCGACGCCGGCGCCGCCGGGGCGACCGGTTACGGTCACGCTCACCGCGACCAACGAGGGCGACCGGACGCTGTCGGACCTGCGACTGGTCGACGGGGTGCCCGACGACCTGCAGGTCGTCGACGGGTCGCCGCGGGCGGGGACGACGCTCGACCCCGGCGAGTCGCGTACGGTCGAGTACACCGTCGTCGCCCGTCGCGGCGAGTACGACTTCGCGCCGCCCCGAGCCCGCCTGCGGTCGGGCGGCGTCGGGATGGTCGCGACCGCCGATCCCCGGCCGTCGGGCGACGAGCGGCTGGTCTGTCGGCTGGACGCCGACGCGCCGCCGCTGGCCGAGCGCGGCGACGACTTCGTCGGCCGGCTCACCGCCGACCGGCCGGGCCGGGGCGTGCAGTTCCACTCCACCCGGGAGTACCGCCACGGCGACGCCGCCGACCGCATCGACTGGCGCGGCTACGCCCAGCGGGGCGAACTCGCCACCGTCGAGTACGAACGCCGCGTCTCGACGACGGTCGTCGTCGTCCTCGACGCCCGCGAGCGCAACCGCGTCGCCGCCGGCCCCGGCCGTCCCACGGCCGTCGAGCGGTCGGCCTACGCGGCCGTGCGGACCGTCACCGCGCTCGTGCGCGCCGGCCACGACGTGGGGCTGGCCGTCGTCGGCCGGTCGGCGAGCGGCCCGGGCGGACTGGACTGGATCGAGCCCGGCGCGGGCTCGGACCACCGCTCGCGGCTGACGGCGGCCGTCGAGCGCGCCGTCGAGGTCGACGCGGACACACCGGTCGACGCGACCTACCAGTTCCGGAAGGTCGCGGAGCTGGCGGGGCCGCGAGCCCAGCTGCTGCTCGTCTCGCCGCTGCTGGACGGGCTGCCGGTCGAGGCCGTCGAGACGTGGGGGTCGCTGGGGCGGGCGCGGACCGTCGTCTCGCCGGACGTGGTGTCCGCGACGACCGTCGGCGGGCGACTCGACGGCGTCCGGCGGCGGACGCGGCTGGCGCGCTGTCAGTCGACCGGCGCGCGGACCGTCGACTGGCGCCGCGGCACGCCGCTGGCGCTCGCGCTCGAGTACGCCCTGGCGGTCGAGGCCAGGCGCTCGGCGGGCACCGCCGGAGGTGGCGCCTGA
- a CDS encoding DUF7519 family protein, translating to MPFGPRLDRPTAVGDEGRPRETSLGLVAATVVALALATGFVVGEPTFLTSLGLVAGLATAGVALLDRDTLGERVVGHLLFLPGATLLGLLVALTPGNAYLVGGYALALLGTAAAWADVADDEALEGALSQGILSYVFGLCWLFGAAIAAAAGFLGWRLVAGTVAAADPTVAAIGFLFVVGAVLGAVRLSLGRLPVVQLTARTRRDAVRERLERGKRALSLAAAAAAGVGLVSLVFTATDSPALALVPGATPVVGALTSVFVVGPLLAVGGLALLSAGVAAAARQVTQRYDEHKTKTVAAGAAGGGYLVVVLFGVVPQAAGLFVFSPFLFLAGVLLAPLGVLVGVGLALVAVRIDLFPERAGGPALAAAGLVLAAVGADSMGLPAPLVFATVAGALVVWDAGSFGLGLTAELGHRPDTRRLELYHGVFAVGIGAVAVLGATALYAVRTTTGGGHTLAMTAAVVGTLLLGALLRG from the coding sequence ATGCCGTTCGGTCCGCGCCTCGACCGGCCCACGGCGGTCGGCGACGAGGGACGCCCCCGCGAGACGAGCCTCGGCCTCGTCGCCGCGACGGTCGTCGCGCTCGCGCTGGCGACCGGGTTCGTCGTCGGCGAGCCCACGTTCCTGACGAGCCTGGGACTCGTCGCCGGGCTGGCGACCGCCGGGGTCGCGCTGCTCGACCGCGACACGCTCGGCGAGCGGGTCGTCGGGCACCTCCTCTTTCTCCCGGGCGCGACGCTCCTGGGACTGCTCGTCGCGCTGACTCCCGGGAACGCCTATCTCGTCGGCGGCTACGCGCTCGCCCTGCTCGGGACGGCGGCCGCCTGGGCGGACGTGGCCGACGACGAGGCGCTGGAGGGCGCGCTCTCGCAGGGCATCCTCTCGTACGTCTTCGGCCTGTGCTGGCTGTTCGGCGCCGCGATCGCGGCCGCCGCGGGGTTCCTCGGCTGGCGGCTCGTCGCCGGCACCGTCGCCGCGGCGGACCCGACGGTCGCCGCCATCGGCTTCCTGTTCGTCGTCGGCGCCGTCCTCGGGGCGGTCCGGCTCTCGCTGGGGCGGCTCCCGGTCGTCCAACTGACCGCCCGCACGCGACGCGACGCCGTCCGAGAGCGCCTCGAACGCGGCAAGCGGGCGCTCTCGCTGGCGGCCGCCGCCGCCGCCGGCGTCGGGCTCGTCTCGCTGGTCTTCACCGCGACCGACTCGCCCGCGCTGGCGCTCGTGCCCGGGGCGACGCCGGTCGTCGGAGCGCTCACGTCGGTGTTCGTCGTGGGGCCGCTGCTGGCCGTCGGCGGGCTCGCGCTGCTTTCGGCCGGCGTCGCCGCGGCCGCGCGGCAGGTGACCCAGCGCTACGACGAGCACAAGACGAAGACGGTCGCGGCCGGCGCGGCCGGCGGCGGCTACCTGGTCGTGGTGCTGTTCGGCGTCGTCCCGCAGGCGGCCGGGCTCTTCGTCTTCAGCCCGTTCCTGTTCCTCGCCGGCGTGTTGCTCGCGCCCCTCGGGGTGCTCGTCGGCGTCGGGCTCGCTCTCGTCGCCGTCCGGATCGACCTGTTCCCCGAACGCGCCGGCGGACCCGCGCTCGCCGCCGCCGGCCTGGTCCTGGCGGCGGTCGGCGCCGACTCGATGGGGCTGCCCGCGCCGCTCGTGTTCGCCACCGTCGCCGGCGCGCTGGTCGTCTGGGACGCCGGATCCTTCGGCCTCGGGCTGACCGCCGAACTCGGTCACCGGCCCGACACCAGACGCCTCGAACTGTATCACGGCGTCTTCGCCGTCGGGATCGGAGCGGTCGCCGTCCTCGGCGCGACCGCGCTGTACGCGGTTCGGACGACCACCGGCGGCGGCCACACCCTCGCGATGACCGCCGCCGTCGTCGGGACGCTGCTGCTCGGCGCGCTGTTGCGAGGGTGA
- a CDS encoding AAA family ATPase, translated as MADQELTVDEATEVCLDVVERVEEAVVVERSVLFETLSAVVARGHVLVEDVPGTGKTVLARVLAESLGLGFTRLQFTPDLLPADVTGSNVYNEHDREFEFAEGPVFTNVVLADEINRAPPKTQAALLESMEEGQVSVDGTTHDLPEPFVVIATQNPVEQEGTFRLPEAQRDRFAVKTSMGYPDVDGEMDLLDKRASRRSLAPSVDPVVEPDTVLALQDLAEDVRVDDKVRRYIIDIARETREDGRTDIGVSPRGVQRVFEAVRAGAVVAGRDYATPDDVKRLARATMAHRLVMTTEATVEGVDPERVVADALSAVDVPAVSPDAPDPGASAPRGRDGDGDAGEPDERPEPSRVDGGDDGRDRRGGEAGDRRDSDPGDPL; from the coding sequence ATGGCCGATCAGGAGCTGACCGTCGACGAGGCGACCGAGGTGTGTCTCGACGTGGTCGAGCGGGTCGAGGAGGCCGTCGTCGTCGAGCGGTCGGTGCTGTTCGAGACGCTCTCGGCCGTCGTCGCCAGGGGCCACGTCCTCGTCGAGGACGTACCGGGGACGGGGAAGACGGTCCTCGCGCGGGTGCTCGCCGAGTCGCTCGGGCTCGGGTTCACCCGCCTGCAGTTCACGCCGGATCTGCTCCCCGCGGACGTGACGGGCTCGAACGTCTACAACGAGCACGACCGGGAGTTCGAGTTCGCCGAGGGGCCGGTGTTCACGAACGTCGTCCTCGCCGACGAGATCAACCGCGCGCCGCCGAAGACCCAGGCCGCCCTCCTCGAATCGATGGAGGAGGGGCAGGTCAGCGTCGACGGGACGACCCACGACCTCCCCGAGCCGTTCGTCGTGATCGCGACCCAGAACCCCGTCGAGCAGGAGGGGACCTTCCGCCTGCCGGAGGCCCAGCGCGACCGCTTCGCGGTGAAGACCTCGATGGGCTATCCCGACGTGGACGGCGAGATGGACCTGCTGGACAAACGCGCCAGTCGCCGGTCGCTCGCGCCGAGCGTCGACCCCGTGGTCGAGCCCGACACCGTCCTCGCGCTGCAGGACCTCGCCGAGGACGTGCGCGTCGACGACAAGGTCAGGCGGTACATCATCGACATCGCGCGGGAGACACGCGAGGACGGCCGTACCGACATCGGCGTCTCCCCGAGAGGCGTCCAGCGCGTGTTCGAGGCCGTGCGGGCGGGCGCCGTGGTCGCCGGTCGCGACTACGCGACGCCCGACGACGTGAAGCGGCTCGCTCGCGCGACGATGGCCCACCGGCTCGTCATGACGACCGAGGCGACCGTCGAGGGCGTCGACCCCGAACGGGTGGTCGCCGACGCCCTCTCGGCGGTCGACGTGCCCGCCGTCTCGCCCGACGCGCCCGACCCCGGAGCGAGCGCGCCGCGAGGCCGGGACGGCGATGGCGACGCCGGCGAGCCGGACGAGCGGCCCGAACCGTCCCGCGTCGACGGCGGTGACGACGGTCGCGACCGCCGGGGCGGCGAAGCCGGCGACCGTCGCGACTCGGACCCCGGTGACCCCCTGTAA
- a CDS encoding AAA domain-containing protein has translation MTIRGVVVDVSEPKTVSTQYGESELVEVDLRPDRGRGEPTTVTLWDKWTETATYLEPGMELAVTNPEEREYRGEQQFSTTGDSMVVVEPDFLVDVTDVRSWVQCPRMYYLNKIGGTPNAYPVVKGTIVHEVFGDLLRGRDLDESIDERVEEAGLELGMLGRSADEVREEVRQNASAIEGWLQQGTLTEGDEWRSEMTLVSETYGLKGRADAVRRGMPVELKTGKNTKREPRFHDKVQATCYALILGERRGEPPDTGTLLYTKNAAVERNEESGDLSPAKEFSIGSGFLKFVLRTRNALAAMEHDADVPTGYEADAKCEYCFEQDTCMAVSGRLGQESKAGVVGSPVPEEERDYFDRVYESIERERRAVHREYAKLWEQSPAERADDDRALVNLEPTERTELDGGRWELRARGTGAVSKIREGDLVLASDGDPIAGEAELARVERLGPEVVVTADEPVELHRLDVYPSELSTDRMLTALHDAVLTQSPEEKDVLFGRREPDFSAVEETFVPNNDAQDEAVSLAVGCEDCALIHGPPGTGKTYTLAHIVQALVKDGERVLLSAFTNRAVDNALEALVDQGFDDFVRVGTESGVRDDMQEYRLERAGDPDERVAELRDAQVVAATTATCGSRIMREQAFDAAVVDEAGQLTEPGTLAATNLAERFVLVGDHQQLPPVVQADEPEPSDLPTDEDGNPAPGATLSRSLFQRLIERYPDASVMLDRQYRMAQRIQAFASREFYGGQLRPATGEVAGQHLRQLDVVDVDALPERLSDQVAFVDPDGRAEGNTNPIEAETIAETVAAYREAGVPAEEIGVIAPFRAQVAEIGKHVPDAVAVDTVDRFQGSSKEVIVISFVATGSLDSPIFEDYRRINVALTRAKKALVLVGDADALGTDDTYGRMVEWAR, from the coding sequence GTGACTATCCGCGGCGTCGTCGTCGACGTGAGCGAGCCGAAGACCGTCTCGACGCAGTACGGCGAGAGCGAACTCGTCGAGGTGGACCTCCGGCCGGATCGGGGACGGGGCGAACCGACGACGGTGACGCTGTGGGACAAGTGGACCGAGACGGCGACGTACCTCGAACCCGGGATGGAACTCGCCGTCACGAACCCCGAGGAACGCGAGTACCGCGGGGAACAGCAGTTCTCGACGACCGGCGACTCGATGGTCGTCGTCGAGCCCGACTTCCTCGTGGACGTGACCGACGTGCGCTCGTGGGTGCAGTGCCCGCGGATGTACTACCTCAACAAGATCGGCGGCACGCCAAACGCCTACCCGGTCGTCAAGGGGACCATCGTCCACGAGGTGTTCGGCGACCTCCTCCGCGGGCGGGATCTCGACGAGTCCATCGACGAGCGCGTCGAGGAGGCCGGCCTCGAACTCGGGATGCTCGGCCGGAGCGCCGACGAAGTGCGGGAAGAGGTGCGCCAGAACGCCTCGGCCATCGAGGGGTGGCTCCAGCAGGGGACGCTCACCGAGGGCGACGAGTGGCGTTCGGAGATGACCCTGGTCAGCGAGACTTACGGACTGAAGGGGCGGGCCGACGCGGTGCGGCGCGGGATGCCCGTCGAGCTGAAGACGGGCAAGAACACCAAGCGCGAGCCGCGGTTCCACGACAAGGTGCAGGCGACCTGCTACGCGCTCATCCTCGGCGAACGCCGCGGCGAGCCGCCCGACACGGGCACCCTGCTGTACACCAAGAACGCGGCCGTCGAGCGCAACGAGGAGAGCGGCGACCTCTCGCCGGCCAAGGAGTTCTCCATCGGCTCGGGCTTCCTGAAGTTCGTCCTCCGCACGCGGAACGCCCTGGCGGCGATGGAACACGACGCCGACGTGCCGACGGGCTACGAGGCCGACGCCAAGTGCGAGTACTGCTTCGAGCAGGACACCTGCATGGCCGTCTCCGGCCGGCTCGGCCAGGAGTCGAAGGCCGGGGTGGTCGGCTCACCCGTCCCCGAGGAGGAGCGCGACTACTTCGACCGCGTCTACGAGTCGATCGAGCGCGAACGGCGGGCCGTCCACCGCGAGTACGCCAAGCTCTGGGAGCAGAGCCCCGCCGAGCGGGCCGACGACGACCGCGCGCTGGTGAACCTCGAACCGACCGAGCGGACCGAACTCGACGGCGGCCGCTGGGAGCTGCGCGCCCGCGGGACCGGCGCCGTCTCGAAGATCCGCGAGGGCGACCTCGTGCTGGCCAGCGACGGCGACCCAATCGCTGGCGAGGCCGAACTCGCCCGTGTGGAGCGATTAGGACCCGAAGTCGTCGTCACCGCCGACGAACCGGTCGAACTGCACCGCCTCGACGTGTACCCCTCCGAACTCTCCACCGATCGGATGCTCACCGCGTTGCACGACGCCGTCCTCACCCAGTCGCCCGAGGAGAAGGACGTGCTCTTCGGCCGGCGGGAGCCCGACTTTTCGGCCGTCGAGGAGACGTTCGTCCCGAACAACGACGCCCAGGACGAGGCCGTTTCCCTCGCCGTCGGCTGCGAGGACTGCGCGCTGATCCACGGGCCGCCCGGCACCGGCAAGACGTATACGCTGGCACACATCGTGCAAGCGCTGGTCAAGGACGGCGAGCGCGTCCTGCTGTCGGCCTTCACGAACCGCGCCGTGGACAACGCGCTCGAAGCGCTCGTCGACCAGGGGTTCGACGACTTCGTCCGCGTCGGCACCGAGAGCGGCGTCCGCGACGACATGCAGGAGTACCGGCTGGAGCGGGCGGGCGACCCCGACGAGCGCGTGGCGGAACTGCGGGACGCGCAGGTCGTCGCGGCCACGACCGCGACCTGCGGCTCGCGGATCATGCGCGAGCAGGCGTTCGACGCGGCCGTCGTCGACGAGGCGGGCCAGCTCACCGAACCCGGGACGCTGGCGGCGACGAACCTCGCCGAGCGGTTCGTCCTCGTCGGCGACCACCAGCAGCTCCCGCCGGTCGTCCAGGCCGACGAACCCGAGCCGTCGGACCTCCCGACCGACGAGGACGGGAATCCCGCGCCGGGCGCGACGCTCTCCCGGTCGCTGTTCCAGCGGCTCATCGAGCGCTACCCCGACGCCTCGGTGATGCTCGACCGCCAGTACCGGATGGCCCAGCGCATCCAGGCGTTCGCCTCGCGGGAGTTCTACGGCGGGCAGTTGCGCCCGGCGACCGGCGAGGTCGCCGGCCAGCACCTCCGCCAGCTCGACGTCGTCGACGTCGATGCACTGCCCGAGCGCCTCAGCGATCAGGTGGCGTTCGTCGACCCCGACGGCCGCGCCGAGGGCAACACCAATCCCATCGAGGCCGAAACGATCGCCGAGACGGTGGCGGCCTACCGCGAGGCCGGCGTCCCGGCCGAAGAGATCGGCGTCATCGCGCCGTTCCGGGCCCAGGTCGCCGAGATCGGCAAGCACGTCCCCGACGCGGTGGCCGTCGACACGGTCGACCGCTTCCAGGGGTCCAGCAAGGAGGTCATCGTCATCTCCTTCGTCGCCACAGGCTCGCTCGACTCCCCCATCTTCGAGGACTACCGCCGCATCAACGTCGCGCTGACCCGGGCGAAGAAAGCGCTCGTTCTCGTCGGCGACGCCGACGCGCTGGGTACCGACGACACCTACGGTCGCATGGTCGAGTGGGCGCGCTGA
- a CDS encoding phosphatase PAP2 family protein, with protein MFRLVAASEAIRGAIPPGLVPLFGLLTVLGSAKFLMVALSLAYWNDQSRRRELLTVVGVAFVAVSVTLALKYWFGLPRPPAAVRRVAVDPSPVGFPSGHAIAATTVYGGTLVALDRYRDPKLLVGTGALVALVGLSRVVIGVHYLGDVLAGVAVGLVMVGVVAVAVDYGPAVDRGPAVVFGLAVVCSVPAVILTTAPGDAALAAGGSVGGFVGAAWRTRAERFRSRVERVAVTVGGVAFVGVAIAVVETVEPLLVPTAAVNAALVFGIVSLPSLVGRFDGFGSSTPAD; from the coding sequence ATGTTCCGGCTGGTCGCGGCGAGCGAGGCGATCCGGGGCGCGATCCCGCCCGGGTTGGTGCCGCTGTTCGGGCTGCTCACGGTGCTGGGGAGCGCGAAGTTCCTGATGGTGGCGCTGTCGCTGGCGTACTGGAACGACCAGTCCCGGCGGCGGGAACTGCTGACGGTGGTCGGCGTCGCCTTCGTCGCGGTGTCGGTGACGCTGGCGCTGAAGTACTGGTTCGGACTGCCGAGGCCGCCGGCGGCCGTCCGACGGGTCGCGGTCGATCCCAGCCCCGTCGGGTTCCCGAGCGGCCACGCCATCGCGGCGACGACCGTCTACGGAGGCACGTTGGTCGCGCTCGACCGCTATCGAGACCCGAAACTCCTGGTAGGGACGGGCGCGCTGGTCGCGCTCGTGGGCCTCTCGCGGGTCGTCATCGGCGTCCACTACCTCGGCGACGTGCTGGCCGGCGTCGCCGTGGGGCTGGTGATGGTCGGCGTCGTCGCCGTCGCCGTCGATTACGGGCCGGCCGTCGACCGCGGTCCGGCCGTCGTCTTCGGCCTCGCGGTCGTCTGTTCGGTGCCCGCGGTGATTCTGACGACCGCGCCCGGCGACGCGGCGCTCGCCGCGGGCGGGAGCGTCGGCGGATTCGTGGGCGCGGCCTGGCGAACACGCGCCGAGCGGTTCCGCTCCCGGGTCGAGCGGGTCGCGGTCACCGTCGGTGGCGTCGCGTTCGTCGGCGTGGCCATCGCCGTCGTCGAGACGGTCGAACCGCTGCTTGTCCCTACCGCGGCCGTCAACGCCGCGCTGGTGTTCGGAATCGTCTCGCTCCCGTCGCTGGTCGGCCGGTTCGACGGGTTCGGCAGTTCGACGCCCGCCGACTGA
- a CDS encoding lactate racemase domain-containing protein, with the protein MPVELPLGEGTVSVSLPDCDVTVCRPPGGEAVDPRAAAEAAVDDPHGPSLARRVDPDDTVGIVVTDVTRATPDDALLDVLLDELRAAGVAREQVTVIIGLGLHRPMDEAEIEAALGDHADLAVNHDPEATVEVGAVDGVPIEINERLTRVDTVLATGMVEPHQYAGFSGGAKTVVVGAGGESQIGYSHGTELLAREGVRLGRVDDNPFRAFLDEAGDLAGVEFSLNVTHGPSGILGAAAGDPRAVVRDLAGTARDALAAPVADGYDAVVAGVGAPKDANLYQTTRAATYVTLGAHNPLREVRSTSERPSGERSDPRESEGGRVVIPAALPEGAGDGTGERRFYDRLSAAESPEALYEEMREGYEPGAQRAFVVARALRDHDIYVTDSEHPEVVDDCLMHARDSVADAVDPGSDVLVVPDALDTLLV; encoded by the coding sequence GTGCCAGTCGAACTCCCGCTGGGCGAGGGGACCGTCTCCGTCTCGCTCCCCGACTGCGACGTGACCGTCTGCCGGCCGCCGGGCGGCGAGGCCGTCGACCCGCGAGCGGCCGCCGAAGCCGCCGTCGACGACCCGCACGGCCCGTCGCTCGCCCGCCGCGTCGACCCCGACGACACGGTCGGGATCGTCGTCACCGACGTGACCCGAGCCACGCCCGACGACGCCCTGCTGGACGTGTTGCTCGACGAACTCCGAGCGGCGGGCGTCGCCCGCGAGCAGGTGACCGTGATCATCGGGCTCGGCCTGCACCGACCGATGGACGAGGCGGAGATCGAGGCCGCGCTCGGCGACCACGCCGACCTCGCGGTGAACCACGACCCCGAGGCGACCGTCGAAGTCGGCGCCGTCGACGGCGTCCCCATCGAGATCAACGAGCGACTCACTCGGGTCGACACCGTGCTCGCGACGGGGATGGTCGAGCCCCACCAGTACGCCGGTTTCTCCGGCGGCGCGAAGACCGTCGTCGTCGGCGCCGGCGGCGAGTCACAGATCGGCTACTCGCACGGCACGGAACTGCTCGCCCGCGAGGGCGTCAGGCTGGGACGGGTCGACGACAACCCCTTCCGCGCGTTCCTCGACGAGGCGGGCGACCTGGCGGGCGTCGAGTTCTCCCTGAACGTCACCCACGGCCCGAGCGGCATCCTCGGCGCCGCCGCGGGCGACCCGCGAGCGGTGGTCCGCGACCTCGCCGGGACAGCCCGCGACGCGCTCGCAGCGCCCGTCGCGGACGGCTACGACGCCGTCGTCGCCGGCGTCGGCGCGCCCAAAGACGCCAACCTCTACCAGACGACGCGGGCAGCGACGTACGTGACGCTGGGGGCGCACAATCCGCTGCGCGAGGTGCGAAGCACCTCGGAACGGCCGAGCGGGGAGCGGAGCGACCCGCGAGAGAGCGAGGGCGGCCGGGTCGTGATCCCGGCGGCGCTCCCCGAAGGCGCCGGCGACGGGACCGGCGAGCGGCGGTTCTACGACCGGCTCTCCGCCGCCGAGAGCCCCGAGGCGCTCTACGAGGAGATGCGCGAGGGCTACGAGCCCGGCGCCCAGCGCGCGTTCGTCGTCGCGCGGGCCCTGCGGGACCACGACATCTACGTCACGGACAGCGAACATCCCGAGGTCGTCGACGACTGTCTGATGCACGCTCGCGACTCCGTCGCCGACGCGGTCGACCCGGGCAGCGACGTGCTGGTCGTGCCCGACGCGCTCGACACGCTGCTGGTCTGA
- a CDS encoding twin-arginine translocation signal domain-containing protein — protein sequence MTEHTRRTFVRGALATAAVGALAGCSNQGDGTPTDDSGDSMDDGSTDAMDGSMDDTQGMDDGMGTTDTESGMGDGMGMSETDDGMGGMTETDSGIDGTSGMAETDTGTGAMGGNETMGGGTEADGGM from the coding sequence ATGACAGAGCACACTCGACGCACGTTCGTTCGCGGAGCGCTCGCGACCGCCGCGGTCGGCGCGCTCGCCGGCTGCTCGAATCAGGGCGACGGGACGCCGACCGACGACTCCGGCGACTCGATGGACGACGGGTCCACCGACGCCATGGACGGGTCGATGGACGATACCCAGGGCATGGACGACGGCATGGGAACGACCGACACCGAGAGCGGCATGGGCGACGGGATGGGTATGTCCGAGACCGACGACGGCATGGGTGGAATGACCGAAACCGATAGCGGTATCGACGGGACGAGCGGAATGGCGGAGACGGACACCGGGACGGGCGCCATGGGCGGCAACGAGACGATGGGCGGCGGAACCGAGGCCGACGGCGGGATGTAA